Proteins encoded in a region of the Rothia mucilaginosa genome:
- a CDS encoding NAD-glutamate dehydrogenase produces MTDKAMAHFAGADAWVEQYFLNSPEDEREEFTPAELEDLARTHRALAQIRLPKTPVVAARNDEYNTTLYVATDDMPHIVSSLTACLATHFGGFVTILHPTFLAERGPDGTLLSLRGTGMRGNLASGDTATLGVPSLKLSENAPAGTTVAIESWIAVRLTRYLTEEEQRRCEKEVERVLADVRACHADLDAMVTRVFDLAQSMYDLRGATLGHGEESYAANPRGVEPASRVEVAQDFLRWLTRGNFVFMGVKERVLDGTSGAISLVDRPGSALGILRTTEGKSRIPLSGETLERALFPRPLYITKANSRSTVARNDYLDYIGVRRFDLNGRVIGEYVILGLFTRQSYALPAIETPLVRERIAMVRRRLGYHPGSYSDKALLGALEDYPRLELLHASANDLTDTFGGIMGLEERRKTRLFLRADRFNRFISAVVYLPRDRYNTNVCSRIQRVFQQEFDLSAIDHEVYLSSSSLARLFFRIRLTNPNDVPKTDHQALEKRLQEAARSWVEATAAAIEAWKPGAAGRRLASAWADATSAAYRADYTVEQAIEDIVILESLSGQKPAAIKVEAGEANTTRLKTYLSAPHTLTELLPVMQNMGLVVVDQKPYEFKPEDGEDYGYLYDFGVQFPEGVDANAVASLYEDALNAYLLGERESDTLDRLILAEGLTWQEVRLFRALNHYLIQLGLGYTPSFMSNTLLANPAITKHLVEFFEVSFDPNNGLNDEQRNARRDEIEAALVEELNQIPTLDADRYLRSLGKVIRAILRTNAYLADRPALAFKVAPQEIDFAPLPRPKFEIFVYSPRVEGVHLRFGSVARGGLRWSDRRDDFRTEVLGLVKAQMVKNAVIIPTGAKGGFYPKQLPDPAVDRDAWITEGRESYKVFIGSLLDVTDNLSVGADGSETVVRPEGVVARDADDYYLVVAADKGTAAFSDTANAISLERGFWLGDAFASGGSVGYDHKAMGITARGAWESVKRHFAELGHDAQTEEFTAVGIGDMSGDVFGNGLLRSKATRLVAAFDHRDIFLDPNPNAAVSFDERQRLYDLPRSSWQDYNRDLISAGGGVYSRGLKSIEITPEVREVLGLDESVTELAPTELISAILKAPVDLIYNGGIGTYVKASTETHAQVGDKANDALRVDGKDLRAKIVGEGGNLGFTQLGRIEAARNGVILNTDAIDNSAGVETSDREVNIKILVDRLVAHGELPVEERASFIESLQDEVGGKVLETNVEQNVLLQGEFHGSFLGTNLYKRLMHDLEEHAGLNRAVEFLPTDEELDARLETTGDRLTRPELSVLAAYVKIYLTHALEQTDFADDPYLEGVLRSYFPAALVERFGQHLDSHPLRKEIICTRVANELVNIGGITFAYRVMEEFNVGIDSVARAFIVARELFELGTAAKLHRELPPKTPLDAWFTVLRDNQRVLDRAVRWFITERGVVAGTSISELLEIFGSVVEMRRNLPEYLSGTSRDRVRAKRDAGEAWGLPEELIVIWIRGFEGYALLDVIRAARDHDFEATSLAPVYFATYNRFTVDELLGLISDLPRNDRWEILARQALRGSLYETAAELALSVAEGAKGDFSTVDGAQKALAEWIESHPTRVGNIDRVLKEIREAAPDASGHPRLAVVSVALRTLSSAS; encoded by the coding sequence ATGACTGACAAGGCTATGGCACACTTCGCTGGCGCCGATGCATGGGTCGAGCAGTATTTCCTGAACAGCCCCGAAGATGAGCGTGAAGAGTTCACCCCGGCAGAGTTAGAGGATTTGGCTCGCACCCACCGTGCGCTAGCTCAAATCCGCCTGCCCAAGACCCCTGTCGTTGCCGCACGCAACGACGAGTACAACACCACCCTGTACGTCGCGACCGACGACATGCCGCACATCGTCAGCTCCCTGACCGCATGCCTTGCCACGCACTTTGGTGGTTTCGTCACCATTCTTCACCCCACCTTCCTCGCTGAACGCGGCCCGGACGGTACCCTTCTGAGCCTGCGCGGCACCGGCATGCGTGGCAACCTTGCCAGTGGCGATACCGCCACTCTTGGCGTGCCCTCTCTGAAGCTCAGCGAGAACGCCCCGGCGGGTACCACTGTCGCTATTGAATCCTGGATTGCGGTTCGCCTGACCCGCTACCTCACTGAGGAAGAGCAGCGCCGCTGCGAGAAGGAAGTTGAACGCGTCCTCGCTGACGTTCGCGCCTGCCACGCCGACCTGGATGCCATGGTCACCCGCGTTTTCGACCTGGCGCAGTCCATGTACGACCTGCGCGGCGCAACCCTGGGTCATGGCGAGGAATCCTATGCCGCCAACCCGCGCGGTGTGGAGCCTGCATCCCGTGTGGAGGTGGCACAGGACTTCCTGCGCTGGCTGACCCGCGGCAACTTCGTGTTCATGGGCGTTAAGGAGCGCGTACTGGATGGCACCTCCGGCGCTATTTCCCTGGTGGACCGCCCCGGTTCGGCGCTCGGTATTCTGCGCACTACGGAGGGTAAGAGCCGCATCCCCCTTTCGGGCGAGACCCTGGAGCGTGCCCTGTTCCCGCGCCCCCTGTACATCACGAAGGCGAATTCCCGCTCCACCGTCGCACGGAACGACTACCTGGACTACATTGGTGTGCGCCGCTTCGACCTGAATGGCCGCGTGATTGGTGAGTACGTCATTCTGGGTCTGTTCACCCGTCAGTCGTACGCACTGCCCGCTATTGAGACTCCGCTGGTGCGTGAGCGTATCGCGATGGTACGCCGCCGCCTCGGCTACCACCCCGGTTCTTACTCTGACAAGGCGCTTCTGGGTGCCTTGGAGGATTACCCGCGCCTGGAGCTGCTGCACGCTTCCGCTAATGATCTGACTGATACGTTCGGCGGCATCATGGGCCTGGAGGAGCGCCGCAAGACTCGCCTGTTCCTGCGCGCCGACCGGTTCAACCGGTTTATTTCCGCCGTGGTGTACCTGCCTCGGGATCGCTACAACACGAACGTGTGCTCCCGTATCCAGCGGGTGTTCCAACAGGAATTTGATCTTAGTGCCATCGACCATGAGGTGTACCTGTCCTCCTCATCGTTGGCGCGTCTATTTTTCCGCATTCGACTCACCAACCCCAACGATGTGCCGAAGACGGATCATCAAGCTCTCGAAAAGCGACTGCAAGAAGCCGCCCGCTCCTGGGTGGAAGCAACCGCAGCTGCTATTGAGGCATGGAAACCCGGAGCGGCAGGCCGCCGACTCGCATCAGCCTGGGCAGATGCGACTAGTGCAGCCTACCGAGCCGATTACACAGTAGAACAAGCAATCGAGGATATCGTGATTCTTGAATCTCTCTCGGGCCAGAAGCCCGCCGCAATCAAGGTTGAAGCCGGCGAAGCCAACACCACCCGACTGAAGACCTACCTGTCCGCACCTCACACCCTCACCGAGCTGCTGCCGGTTATGCAGAATATGGGCCTGGTCGTTGTTGATCAGAAGCCCTACGAGTTCAAGCCTGAGGACGGCGAAGACTACGGCTACCTCTACGACTTTGGGGTTCAGTTCCCCGAGGGCGTGGATGCAAACGCTGTGGCTTCCCTTTACGAGGACGCCCTGAACGCCTACCTGCTCGGTGAGCGCGAGTCCGATACCCTGGACCGCCTGATCCTGGCTGAGGGCCTGACCTGGCAGGAAGTACGTCTGTTCCGTGCCCTGAACCACTACCTGATTCAGCTGGGCCTGGGCTACACTCCGTCCTTCATGTCGAACACCCTGCTCGCTAACCCGGCCATCACCAAGCACCTGGTCGAGTTCTTCGAGGTCAGCTTCGACCCGAACAACGGTCTCAACGATGAGCAGCGTAACGCACGCCGTGACGAAATCGAAGCAGCCCTGGTTGAGGAACTGAACCAGATCCCCACCCTGGACGCTGACCGCTACCTGCGTTCCCTCGGCAAGGTTATCCGCGCTATCCTGCGCACCAACGCATACCTTGCTGACCGCCCCGCACTCGCATTCAAGGTGGCGCCGCAGGAGATCGACTTCGCACCCCTGCCCCGCCCCAAGTTCGAGATCTTCGTCTACTCCCCGCGCGTTGAGGGTGTTCACCTGCGCTTCGGTAGCGTTGCACGTGGTGGCCTGCGCTGGTCGGATCGCCGTGACGACTTCCGCACCGAGGTGCTCGGCCTGGTCAAGGCCCAGATGGTGAAGAACGCCGTCATTATCCCCACCGGCGCGAAGGGTGGCTTCTACCCCAAGCAGCTGCCCGACCCCGCAGTGGATCGTGACGCATGGATCACCGAGGGCCGCGAGTCCTACAAGGTCTTCATCGGCTCCCTGCTGGACGTCACCGACAACCTCTCCGTTGGTGCTGACGGCTCCGAGACTGTTGTCCGCCCCGAGGGTGTTGTAGCACGCGACGCTGACGACTACTACCTGGTGGTCGCAGCGGATAAGGGCACTGCAGCATTCTCCGACACCGCAAACGCAATCAGCCTGGAGCGCGGCTTCTGGCTGGGCGACGCCTTCGCATCCGGCGGCTCCGTCGGTTACGACCACAAGGCAATGGGCATCACCGCACGCGGTGCTTGGGAGTCCGTCAAGCGTCACTTCGCTGAGCTCGGTCACGACGCTCAGACCGAGGAGTTCACCGCAGTCGGCATTGGCGACATGTCCGGTGACGTGTTCGGTAACGGTCTGCTCCGTTCCAAGGCAACCCGCCTGGTCGCAGCATTCGACCACCGCGACATCTTCCTGGACCCGAACCCCAACGCGGCTGTGTCCTTCGACGAGCGTCAGCGCCTGTACGATCTGCCCCGTTCCTCGTGGCAGGACTACAACCGCGACCTGATTTCCGCCGGTGGTGGCGTGTACTCTCGCGGTCTGAAGTCCATTGAGATCACCCCCGAGGTGCGCGAGGTACTGGGCCTGGACGAGTCCGTCACCGAGCTGGCACCGACCGAGCTGATTTCTGCCATCCTCAAGGCACCGGTCGACCTGATTTACAACGGCGGTATCGGTACCTACGTGAAGGCTTCCACCGAGACCCACGCACAGGTGGGCGACAAGGCTAACGACGCACTGCGCGTCGACGGCAAGGACCTGCGCGCCAAGATCGTTGGCGAGGGCGGTAACCTCGGCTTCACCCAGCTGGGTCGTATTGAGGCTGCACGCAACGGTGTCATCCTCAACACCGACGCAATCGACAACTCCGCAGGTGTGGAAACCAGTGACCGCGAGGTCAACATCAAGATCCTGGTGGACCGCCTCGTGGCACACGGCGAACTGCCCGTTGAAGAGCGTGCTTCCTTCATCGAGTCCCTGCAGGACGAGGTGGGCGGCAAGGTTCTCGAGACCAACGTTGAGCAGAACGTTCTGCTGCAGGGTGAGTTCCACGGTTCCTTCCTGGGCACCAACCTGTACAAGCGCCTCATGCACGACCTGGAGGAACACGCCGGTCTGAACCGCGCCGTCGAGTTCCTGCCCACCGACGAGGAGCTGGACGCACGCCTGGAGACCACCGGCGACCGTCTGACCCGCCCCGAGCTGTCCGTCCTGGCTGCGTACGTGAAGATTTACCTCACCCACGCACTGGAGCAGACCGACTTCGCGGACGACCCCTACCTGGAAGGCGTTCTGCGCAGCTACTTCCCGGCAGCACTGGTTGAGCGCTTCGGTCAGCACCTGGACTCGCACCCGCTGCGTAAGGAAATCATCTGCACCCGCGTCGCTAACGAGCTGGTCAACATCGGCGGTATCACCTTCGCATACCGCGTGATGGAGGAGTTCAACGTCGGTATCGATTCCGTCGCACGCGCCTTCATCGTCGCTCGCGAGCTCTTCGAGCTGGGCACCGCAGCTAAGCTGCACCGCGAACTGCCCCCGAAGACCCCGCTGGATGCATGGTTCACCGTTCTGCGCGACAACCAGCGCGTTCTGGATCGTGCTGTCCGCTGGTTCATCACCGAGCGTGGCGTGGTTGCTGGCACCAGCATCTCTGAGCTGCTGGAGATCTTCGGCTCCGTCGTCGAGATGCGCCGTAACCTGCCCGAGTACCTCTCCGGCACCTCCCGCGACCGTGTTCGTGCAAAGCGCGACGCAGGCGAGGCATGGGGCCTGCCCGAGGAACTCATCGTCATCTGGATCCGCGGCTTCGAGGGCTACGCCCTGCTGGACGTCATCCGTGCGGCACGCGACCACGACTTCGAGGCAACCTCGCTGGCACCGGTCTACTTCGCAACCTACAACCGCTTCACCGTGGACGAGCTGCTCGGCCTCATCTCCGACCTGCCCCGCAACGACCGCTGGGAGATCCTGGCACGTCAGGCACTGCGCGGCAGCCTCTACGAGACCGCAGCAGAGCTGGCACTGTCCGTGGCTGAGGGCGCCAAGGGCGACTTCTCCACTGTTGACGGCGCCCAGAAGGCACTGGCTGAGTGGATTGAGAGCCACCCGACCCGCGTCGGCAACATCGACCGCGTCCTGAAGGAGATCCGCGAAGCTGCTCCCGATGCATCCGGTCACCCGCGCCTGGCTGTAGTGTCTGTGGCACTGCGTACTCTCTCGAGCGCATCCTAA
- a CDS encoding glyceraldehyde-3-phosphate dehydrogenase, whose product MTTATATWVNREATAEELIPLIGKLHRENGVVLSIHGRSLVNKSVIELLKLHDFVSHIDGAPLNPAHTLELVRALAELNLGACSINIAALHKAHREAGSPELSMWLPEQLGSSVNHQGDQPKEQDVVLYGFGRIGRLLARILLERSSSPLGSGLNLRAVVVRKNGDKDLVKRASLLERDSVHGPFKGVIEVDEENSTIIANGVPVRFIYSSDPTTVDYTEYGINDALLVDNTGRWRDVPGLEQHLNRPGISRVLLTAPGKGDMKNIVFGVNDNVITDEDKILSAASCTTNAITPALKVLDDAYGVERGHVETVHAFTNDQNLIDNFHKGDRRGRSAVLNMVITETGAAKAVSKALPQLEGKLTGNAIRVPTPDVSMAILNVKLTKPAGSAEELNELFRRESIDGELRRQVGYSDSPEAVSTDFVGSRTAGVVDSLATVVTDDSAIVYVWYDNEFGYSCQVIRVLERMGGYDVPSYPAK is encoded by the coding sequence GTGACGACTGCAACCGCTACCTGGGTTAACCGTGAGGCTACCGCAGAGGAGCTGATCCCCCTCATCGGTAAGCTGCACCGCGAGAACGGTGTGGTGCTGAGCATTCACGGCCGTAGCCTGGTCAACAAGTCTGTCATTGAGCTGCTGAAGCTGCACGATTTCGTATCCCACATTGATGGTGCACCTCTGAACCCCGCACACACCCTGGAGCTGGTTCGCGCTCTGGCTGAGCTGAACCTGGGTGCATGCTCGATTAACATTGCTGCTCTGCACAAGGCTCACCGTGAGGCTGGCTCCCCCGAGCTGTCCATGTGGCTGCCCGAGCAGCTGGGTTCCTCCGTGAACCACCAGGGCGACCAGCCCAAGGAGCAGGACGTTGTGCTGTACGGCTTCGGTCGTATTGGTCGCCTGCTGGCTCGTATTCTGCTGGAGCGTTCCTCCTCGCCGCTGGGTTCTGGCCTGAACCTGCGCGCTGTTGTGGTGCGTAAGAATGGTGACAAGGACCTGGTCAAGCGTGCATCCCTGCTGGAGCGCGACTCGGTTCACGGCCCCTTCAAGGGCGTTATTGAGGTAGACGAAGAGAACAGCACCATCATCGCTAACGGTGTTCCGGTTCGCTTCATTTACTCCTCCGACCCGACCACCGTTGACTACACCGAGTACGGCATCAACGACGCTCTGCTGGTGGACAACACCGGCCGCTGGCGCGACGTTCCGGGCCTTGAGCAGCACCTGAACCGCCCCGGCATTTCTCGTGTTCTGCTGACCGCTCCCGGTAAGGGCGACATGAAGAACATCGTGTTCGGCGTGAACGACAACGTCATCACCGATGAGGACAAGATCCTCTCCGCAGCATCCTGCACCACCAACGCGATTACTCCGGCACTGAAGGTTCTGGATGACGCATACGGTGTTGAGCGCGGCCACGTTGAGACCGTTCACGCATTCACCAACGATCAGAACCTGATTGACAACTTCCACAAGGGTGACCGCCGCGGTCGCTCCGCTGTGCTGAACATGGTCATCACCGAGACCGGTGCTGCAAAGGCTGTTTCTAAGGCTCTGCCGCAGCTGGAAGGCAAGCTGACCGGTAACGCTATCCGCGTTCCCACCCCGGACGTCTCCATGGCAATCCTGAACGTGAAGCTGACCAAGCCCGCAGGTTCCGCTGAGGAGCTGAACGAGCTGTTCCGCCGCGAGTCCATCGACGGCGAGCTGCGCCGCCAGGTGGGCTACTCGGATTCCCCCGAGGCTGTTTCCACCGACTTCGTGGGTTCCCGCACCGCAGGTGTTGTGGACTCGCTGGCTACCGTGGTGACCGATGACTCCGCAATTGTCTACGTCTGGTACGACAACGAGTTCGGTTACTCCTGCCAGGTGATTCGCGTTCTGGAGCGTATGGGCGGCTACGACGTCCCCTCCTACCCTGCTAAGTAA
- a CDS encoding putative glycoside hydrolase family 15 protein, translated as MANKLTRLGGPGKFGAWVRYGGKPITQQQLDFAVKNYSVAILQPWELDAARYLKKRAPQMVVLAYKCLSSTRSYEPGPIYSSGVSYPLAQSMANSGKDFFAHRLNGDRIEWKGYPKHFQMQVWNADYRWHWVDAVVREMRDSPFDGVMADNDVENDYYGLDLPIQGVESMTKIREHLDFLVAYAGIELNKIGKILVPNIAESRLRYGKWERHSAYGGGFEEVWLGWGPNDYLSSPYAVMQGREIANGSAGDVNLGTTFAGLGGRSAASQKKVTILRTPLSDRKAPITGTDENFLYGLAGFWVFGGGAFTGISATHHDAYDEIPHAPELSYDLGDPVGGIIAQKTAQTRAFTRGWAALNTGSKDVTVTVPSNLVDAANRPVPSSFMLRAHQGVVYRRKA; from the coding sequence ATGGCGAATAAACTCACCCGCTTGGGCGGACCCGGCAAATTTGGTGCCTGGGTCCGCTACGGCGGTAAGCCCATTACCCAGCAGCAGCTCGATTTTGCGGTCAAGAACTACTCTGTCGCAATCCTGCAGCCCTGGGAACTGGACGCGGCACGCTATCTGAAGAAGCGTGCACCTCAAATGGTGGTGCTGGCGTACAAGTGCCTGTCCTCCACCCGCTCTTATGAGCCCGGCCCGATCTATTCTTCGGGTGTCTCTTACCCGCTGGCGCAGTCGATGGCGAACTCCGGTAAGGATTTCTTCGCCCACCGCCTCAACGGTGACCGTATCGAGTGGAAGGGCTACCCCAAGCACTTCCAGATGCAGGTGTGGAACGCCGACTATCGTTGGCACTGGGTGGACGCTGTGGTGCGCGAAATGCGCGACTCACCCTTTGACGGGGTCATGGCTGATAACGATGTGGAGAACGATTACTACGGTCTGGACCTGCCCATCCAGGGCGTGGAGTCCATGACGAAGATCCGTGAGCACCTGGATTTTCTGGTTGCGTACGCCGGTATTGAGCTGAATAAGATTGGCAAGATTCTGGTGCCCAATATTGCTGAGTCTCGTCTGCGTTACGGCAAGTGGGAGCGTCACAGCGCCTACGGTGGCGGCTTTGAGGAGGTGTGGCTCGGCTGGGGTCCGAACGACTACCTGTCTTCGCCTTACGCCGTGATGCAGGGCCGCGAGATTGCGAACGGCTCGGCGGGCGACGTGAACCTGGGTACTACTTTTGCGGGTTTGGGTGGCCGTAGCGCCGCCTCGCAGAAGAAGGTGACGATTCTGCGCACCCCGCTCAGCGACCGTAAGGCTCCGATTACCGGCACGGATGAGAATTTCCTCTACGGTTTGGCGGGCTTCTGGGTGTTCGGTGGAGGTGCCTTCACCGGCATCAGTGCAACCCACCACGACGCCTACGACGAGATCCCGCACGCCCCGGAGCTCTCCTACGACCTGGGAGATCCGGTCGGCGGTATTATCGCTCAGAAGACCGCTCAGACTCGTGCCTTTACTCGTGGTTGGGCTGCTCTGAACACCGGCTCGAAGGATGTGACCGTGACGGTTCCCTCTAATCTGGTGGATGCGGCAAACCGCCCGGTGCCCTCGAGCTTCATGCTACGGGCGCATCAGGGTGTGGTGTACCGCCGTAAGGCGTAA
- a CDS encoding carbohydrate kinase family protein has protein sequence MLTVIGEALVDVVHQHDGETRAYPGGSPMNVAVGARRLGHPTNFVGHYGPDAYGKSIDAHLEASQVTLPFEHSAERTSVAQATIGADGAAEYEFDITWSLESVAEKLTELARTSDAVHTGSIAAMLEPGAHVVAAAFEAARDSALLSYDPNCRPTLIHNVDEGRAWAEKFVSLSTVVKASDEDLQWLYPDRSLDDTARAWLDLGAELMVITRGEDGPIAYSKKYPEGISQPAHRVEVADTVGAGDSLMAALIAGLLDRGIAGAEARTKVAALTAEDIADLLRFSATAAGITVSRAGANPPTREELDAVLNG, from the coding sequence ATGTTGACTGTAATCGGTGAAGCACTCGTAGACGTCGTCCACCAGCACGACGGAGAAACCCGCGCCTACCCCGGCGGATCGCCCATGAACGTAGCCGTCGGTGCACGCCGCCTCGGCCACCCCACCAACTTCGTCGGCCACTACGGCCCCGACGCCTACGGCAAGAGCATTGACGCACACCTGGAAGCATCCCAGGTGACCCTGCCCTTCGAACACAGTGCTGAACGCACCTCCGTCGCCCAGGCAACCATCGGTGCCGACGGCGCGGCAGAGTACGAATTCGACATCACCTGGTCCCTCGAATCCGTCGCCGAGAAGCTCACCGAACTGGCACGCACCTCCGATGCAGTCCACACCGGATCCATCGCCGCCATGCTCGAACCCGGCGCGCACGTGGTCGCCGCAGCCTTCGAAGCCGCCCGCGACAGCGCCCTGCTCAGCTACGACCCGAACTGCCGCCCCACCCTCATCCACAACGTCGACGAGGGCCGCGCCTGGGCTGAAAAGTTCGTGTCCCTCTCCACCGTCGTCAAGGCATCTGACGAGGACCTGCAGTGGCTCTACCCCGACCGCTCCCTCGACGACACCGCACGCGCATGGCTTGACCTCGGCGCCGAGCTGATGGTCATCACCCGCGGCGAGGACGGCCCCATCGCCTACAGCAAGAAGTACCCCGAGGGCATCAGCCAGCCCGCACACCGCGTTGAGGTTGCGGACACCGTCGGCGCCGGCGACTCCCTCATGGCGGCACTCATCGCGGGTCTGCTCGACCGCGGTATCGCCGGCGCTGAGGCGCGCACCAAGGTCGCCGCACTGACCGCCGAAGACATCGCCGACCTGCTGCGTTTCTCCGCAACCGCAGCCGGCATCACCGTTTCCCGCGCGGGCGCTAACCCGCCCACCCGCGAAGAACTCGACGCCGTACTCAACGGCTAA
- a CDS encoding YbhB/YbcL family Raf kinase inhibitor-like protein — MTNIGTAPLPREPYAGLPELPEFTLTSTDIQDGGTAPEWMRSALFGVAGGQDRSPQLSWNGFPEGTKSFVLTCFDPDAPVPSGFWHWTVSNIPANVTSIDTGADAPAGALTHRNDAGVAGFLGAAPPAGHGPHRYIFCVTAVDVEKLDIDENASPAVVNFNLLGHGLGRAFLTVTYAEPAA; from the coding sequence ATGACCAACATCGGCACCGCACCCCTGCCCCGCGAACCCTACGCGGGCCTGCCCGAACTGCCCGAATTCACCCTGACCTCCACCGACATTCAGGACGGCGGCACCGCACCCGAATGGATGCGCTCCGCCCTCTTCGGCGTGGCAGGCGGTCAGGACCGCTCCCCGCAGCTGTCCTGGAACGGCTTCCCCGAGGGCACCAAGTCCTTCGTGCTGACCTGCTTCGACCCGGATGCGCCGGTCCCCAGCGGCTTCTGGCACTGGACTGTCTCCAATATTCCCGCCAACGTGACCAGCATTGACACCGGCGCTGATGCACCCGCCGGCGCCCTGACGCACCGCAACGACGCCGGTGTGGCGGGCTTCCTGGGGGCTGCCCCTCCGGCTGGTCACGGCCCGCACCGCTACATCTTCTGCGTCACCGCCGTGGACGTGGAGAAGCTCGACATTGACGAGAACGCCAGCCCCGCCGTCGTGAACTTTAACCTGCTCGGCCACGGTTTGGGTCGCGCGTTCCTGACCGTCACCTACGCGGAACCGGCGGCATAG
- the pelF gene encoding GT4 family glycosyltransferase PelF, with product MTEQMYRNHYAPLQLPAPGPHYSDSEYPDVDVAIIMESTYPYLKGGVSAVVHDIVCENPDLTYGIIHIAWDKNSPHEDLYGMPENVKWVKVLYLSLEVNREAFAEACDPSALRMNFAERQALTNRLMDGFSALIAGDVNPLWKLYDEGINPATRSYNLFGLFGTREFMQAIAGLGFFSEVPFGELFWKVRDFVSILFAILHERMPHARVYHAHTTGYAALIAAAAARDHGTSFLLTEHNLYIRDTVNTKLERNMAKPVTTDYAFLNEEREHPGLGPVTLDERAWSVWFVEMGRFCYPSADMATYLYPKALEEARGIGTPIDQMNEGEKDRAIILPNGMLIESVAEAYYARQAARARILAEGRGHVWRFVFIARVVPIKGLTDLIRSLAVLRDQGLVNFHLDVLGPKDHLPEYYELCLRTIEELNMGEYITFHGTVNVRAMLDRFDLLLMPSYNEGQPIVALEAMAASIPLVSTDVGGMSQLIDDVLVAPDGHEIGNCGILTIPGDIHGFAAALRTLMEEPSIYERYCVNAYDRIVSFFQLRLVMDRYNTIYRELGKLPPRAPEFDPEYDGE from the coding sequence ATGACTGAACAGATGTACCGAAACCACTACGCGCCGCTGCAGCTTCCGGCTCCCGGCCCCCACTACAGCGACTCCGAATACCCGGACGTTGACGTCGCCATCATCATGGAATCCACCTACCCCTACCTCAAGGGTGGTGTGTCCGCGGTGGTGCACGATATTGTCTGCGAAAACCCGGATCTGACCTACGGCATTATTCACATCGCCTGGGATAAGAACTCCCCCCACGAAGACCTCTACGGCATGCCCGAGAACGTCAAGTGGGTCAAGGTGCTGTACCTGAGCCTGGAAGTCAACCGTGAGGCCTTCGCGGAAGCCTGCGATCCCTCCGCACTGCGCATGAACTTTGCGGAGCGTCAGGCACTCACCAACCGCCTCATGGACGGCTTCAGCGCCCTCATCGCCGGCGACGTGAACCCCCTCTGGAAGCTCTACGACGAGGGCATCAACCCCGCAACCCGCAGCTACAACCTCTTCGGCCTCTTCGGAACCCGCGAGTTCATGCAGGCGATTGCGGGTCTGGGCTTCTTCTCCGAGGTGCCCTTCGGTGAGCTCTTCTGGAAGGTGCGCGACTTCGTCTCCATCCTCTTTGCAATCCTGCACGAGCGGATGCCGCACGCCCGCGTCTACCACGCCCACACCACCGGCTACGCGGCACTCATCGCCGCCGCCGCCGCACGTGACCACGGCACCAGCTTCTTGCTGACCGAGCACAACCTCTACATTCGCGACACCGTGAACACCAAGCTCGAACGCAACATGGCGAAGCCCGTCACCACCGACTACGCCTTCCTCAACGAGGAGCGTGAGCACCCCGGCCTGGGCCCGGTCACCCTCGACGAGCGTGCCTGGTCCGTCTGGTTCGTCGAAATGGGACGCTTCTGCTACCCCAGCGCCGACATGGCAACCTACCTGTACCCCAAGGCTCTGGAAGAGGCACGCGGTATTGGCACGCCCATCGACCAGATGAACGAGGGCGAGAAGGACCGCGCGATCATTCTGCCCAACGGTATGCTCATCGAGTCCGTGGCGGAAGCCTACTACGCCCGCCAGGCGGCGCGTGCCCGCATCCTCGCTGAGGGTCGCGGCCACGTGTGGCGCTTCGTGTTCATCGCCCGCGTGGTGCCCATTAAGGGCCTGACCGACCTGATTCGCTCCCTCGCGGTGCTGCGCGATCAGGGCCTGGTGAACTTCCACCTGGACGTGCTCGGTCCCAAGGACCACCTGCCCGAGTACTACGAGCTGTGCCTGCGCACCATCGAAGAGCTCAACATGGGCGAGTACATCACCTTCCACGGCACCGTGAACGTGCGTGCGATGCTCGACCGCTTCGACCTGCTGCTTATGCCCAGCTACAATGAGGGTCAGCCGATTGTGGCGCTCGAGGCGATGGCTGCGTCCATCCCGCTGGTCAGCACCGACGTGGGCGGTATGTCCCAGCTCATCGACGATGTGCTGGTCGCCCCCGACGGCCACGAAATCGGTAACTGCGGTATCTTGACCATCCCCGGCGATATTCACGGCTTCGCGGCGGCGCTGCGCACCCTCATGGAGGAGCCCAGCATCTACGAACGCTACTGTGTGAACGCCTACGACCGTATCGTCAGCTTCTTCCAGCTGCGACTGGTCATGGACCGCTACAACACGATCTACCGCGAGCTGGGCAAGCTGCCCCCTCGCGCCCCCGAATTCGACCCGGAGTACGATGGCGAATAA